A section of the Kribbella voronezhensis genome encodes:
- a CDS encoding glutamate-cysteine ligase family protein yields the protein MDTKEQPRLVADLFTRGRRRTTRVAVEQEFIVADTTTGAPVPIDLVRRSTGAPTTPPTQAVRPSPGTPTTPPTQAVDRSTGGPITQSDRPSPGVPTTLSTQSAGRSTGAPTTPPTQAVRPSTGAAACLSFEPGGQIELSLPCVSGSAAITRLLTVLTDDLRQHLDPAGIRIDAIPCDPRPTVPLQLTTPRYAAMQRHFDTIGPAGRRMMRRTASTQVCLDWWPGEAGAEQWRVLNLAAPFLAAAFARSTGPDGRLTTWLSVDPDRTGFDNRLLAKEPGACPIPAYISFAEAATPFTDGPAEHLSTLFPPVRPRATYLEVRFLDAQEPAAVAQAIAALENLMYDDDLRRRTLRALEPELPHLADHWRAAAAGDPGITSRGRELAQLPNLELVA from the coding sequence ATGGACACCAAGGAGCAACCCCGGCTGGTCGCCGACCTCTTCACCCGAGGCCGCCGCCGAACCACCCGGGTAGCGGTAGAGCAGGAGTTCATCGTCGCCGACACCACCACCGGCGCCCCCGTCCCCATCGACCTCGTACGCCGGTCAACCGGCGCACCCACCACCCCGCCGACCCAGGCGGTCCGCCCTTCACCCGGCACCCCCACCACCCCGCCGACCCAGGCGGTCGACCGTTCAACCGGCGGACCCATCACCCAGTCGGACCGCCCTTCACCCGGCGTACCCACCACCCTGTCGACCCAGTCGGCCGGCCGGTCAACCGGCGCACCCACCACCCCGCCGACCCAGGCGGTCCGCCCTTCCACCGGTGCTGCGGCGTGCTTGAGTTTCGAGCCCGGGGGTCAGATCGAGTTGAGCCTGCCGTGTGTGTCCGGATCGGCGGCGATCACTCGCCTGCTCACGGTTCTCACCGACGACCTCCGGCAGCATTTGGATCCGGCCGGTATCCGCATCGACGCCATCCCCTGCGATCCGCGCCCAACAGTCCCCCTGCAACTGACGACGCCGCGGTACGCCGCGATGCAGCGCCACTTCGACACGATCGGCCCGGCCGGACGCCGGATGATGCGCCGAACCGCCTCCACCCAGGTCTGCCTCGATTGGTGGCCCGGCGAGGCAGGCGCCGAGCAATGGCGGGTCCTCAATCTCGCCGCCCCGTTCCTGGCCGCCGCCTTCGCGAGAAGCACCGGACCCGACGGCAGACTCACCACCTGGCTCAGCGTCGATCCTGACCGCACCGGGTTCGACAACCGCCTACTGGCCAAAGAGCCCGGCGCCTGCCCGATCCCGGCGTACATCTCCTTCGCCGAAGCAGCCACCCCCTTCACCGATGGGCCAGCCGAGCACCTGAGCACACTCTTCCCACCCGTCCGCCCGCGCGCCACCTACCTGGAAGTCCGCTTCCTAGACGCCCAGGAGCCGGCCGCGGTCGCCCAGGCGATCGCGGCTCTGGAAAACCTCATGTACGACGACGACCTGCGCCGCCGTACGCTCCGCGCGCTCGAGCCCGAACTCCCACACCTGGCCGACCATTGGCGCGCGGCAGCCGCTGGTGACCCAGGCATCACCAGTCGCGGCCGCGAACTAGCGCAGCTCCCGAACCTGGAGCTAGTCGCATGA
- a CDS encoding MarR family winged helix-turn-helix transcriptional regulator, protein MSRGEFPRLGRKPLIALMDRANRALQADMVQAAHRRGHPELKAAHNSVFSTLSEDGSRAADMAVRAGVTRQSMGEVIREMVDLGILEMRPDPEDRRAKLVTYTEHGRWIAGHGREHLIELEQRFADEFGPAEYDTAREIVGRIAELLDRWAEEETEQTA, encoded by the coding sequence ATGTCAAGGGGTGAGTTTCCCAGGCTGGGCCGTAAGCCGCTGATCGCGCTGATGGACCGGGCCAACCGTGCGCTGCAGGCCGACATGGTGCAGGCCGCGCACCGGCGCGGTCACCCGGAGCTGAAGGCCGCCCACAACTCCGTCTTCTCAACGCTGTCCGAGGACGGGTCGCGGGCCGCGGACATGGCGGTCCGGGCCGGGGTGACCCGCCAGTCGATGGGGGAGGTGATCCGCGAGATGGTCGACCTCGGCATTCTCGAGATGCGCCCGGACCCCGAGGACCGGCGGGCCAAGCTGGTCACCTACACCGAACACGGCCGCTGGATCGCAGGTCACGGGCGCGAACACCTGATCGAGCTCGAGCAACGGTTCGCCGACGAGTTCGGCCCGGCGGAGTACGACACCGCCCGCGAGATCGTCGGCCGAATCGCAGAACTCCTCGACCGCTGGGCGGAAGAAGAAACCGAACAAACCGCCTGA
- a CDS encoding IclR family transcriptional regulator, which yields MTEETGSKSRSGSVQSIERAFGLLEVMADAGGMLGLSQLATASGLPLPTIHRLVRTLVDLGYLRQEPSRQYVLGPKLVRLGESSSRMLSVWARPHLAHLVDELGESANMAMLDGDQIVYLAQVPSRHSMRMFTEVGRRVLPHCTAVGKAIFSQLPEADVRELLQRTGMPKHTENTITDPDAFMAQVHGTQEQGYATDEGEQELGVRCVAVPVPDVPSRLAISISGPAGRMTEALVGRAVPLLTEAAKSLSEDLR from the coding sequence GTGACGGAAGAGACCGGCAGCAAGAGCCGCTCCGGCAGCGTGCAGTCCATCGAGCGCGCGTTCGGGCTGCTCGAGGTGATGGCCGACGCCGGCGGGATGCTGGGGCTGTCCCAGTTGGCCACGGCCTCCGGGCTGCCGCTGCCGACGATCCACCGGCTGGTCCGCACGCTCGTCGACCTCGGCTACCTGCGGCAGGAGCCTTCTCGGCAGTACGTTCTCGGGCCGAAGCTGGTCCGCCTCGGCGAGAGTTCCTCGCGGATGCTGAGCGTCTGGGCCCGCCCGCATCTGGCGCATCTGGTCGACGAGCTCGGCGAGTCGGCGAACATGGCGATGCTCGACGGCGACCAGATCGTGTACCTCGCGCAGGTCCCGTCGCGGCACTCGATGCGGATGTTCACCGAGGTCGGCCGCCGGGTCCTCCCGCACTGCACGGCGGTCGGCAAGGCGATCTTCTCGCAGCTACCCGAGGCCGACGTCCGCGAACTCCTCCAGCGCACGGGCATGCCGAAGCACACCGAGAACACGATCACCGATCCGGACGCGTTCATGGCCCAGGTGCACGGCACCCAGGAGCAGGGCTACGCCACGGACGAGGGCGAGCAGGAACTCGGCGTCCGCTGCGTCGCCGTACCGGTGCCCGACGTGCCGTCACGCCTGGCCATCTCGATCTCGGGCCCGGCCGGCCGGATGACGGAAGCCCTGGTCGGCCGCGCGGTCCCCCTTCTCACCGAGGCCGCGAAGTCCCTCTCCGAAGACCTCCGCTGA
- a CDS encoding DUF6986 family protein produces the protein MEDALLAELDRRLAEADAELAALYPGDRGVRQPVHTVYVPADKFHAGTVSEWAAEARAALARHGGSPAELAEALELPPELAGEVYERVRAKLEREPIEDLRIDFEDGYGTRPDDQEDAAAVDAARALAELVKTAEAPPYYGLRIKSLEAPSRRRGVRSLDLFVGELAGAGGLTDGFVITLAKVTSVEQIEAMVIVLGSIEEAHGVPAGSLKFEIQVETPQAILGADGTTPLGRMIQAGAGRVTGLHYGTYDYSASLGVAAAYQSMEHPVADHAKDVMQLAAAGTGVFVCDGSTNVLPVGDRSAVHAAWRLHLRLVRRSLARGIYQGWDMHPAQLPSRYVATYLFYREGLTSAAARLRAYVDGGDSGYLDEPATAAALAGYVLRALDCGALDPAELDDLIGIDTPTLAKLARRPHRS, from the coding sequence GTGGAAGATGCACTCCTTGCCGAACTGGATCGGCGGCTTGCCGAGGCCGACGCCGAGCTGGCCGCGCTGTACCCCGGCGACCGCGGTGTCCGGCAACCCGTCCATACCGTCTATGTACCGGCCGACAAGTTCCACGCCGGCACGGTCAGCGAGTGGGCGGCTGAGGCCCGTGCCGCGCTGGCTCGGCACGGCGGTTCGCCGGCGGAGCTGGCCGAGGCGCTGGAGTTGCCACCGGAGCTGGCCGGCGAGGTCTATGAGCGGGTGCGCGCGAAGCTGGAGCGCGAGCCGATCGAGGATCTGCGGATCGACTTCGAGGACGGCTACGGGACCAGGCCGGACGACCAGGAGGACGCGGCGGCTGTCGACGCGGCGCGAGCGCTCGCGGAGCTGGTGAAGACTGCCGAGGCTCCGCCGTACTACGGGCTTCGGATCAAGTCGCTGGAGGCACCGAGTCGCCGGCGGGGCGTTCGGTCGCTCGACTTGTTCGTCGGTGAACTCGCCGGTGCCGGTGGGCTGACGGACGGGTTCGTCATCACGCTCGCCAAGGTCACGTCGGTGGAGCAGATCGAGGCGATGGTGATCGTGCTCGGCTCGATCGAGGAAGCTCATGGGGTGCCGGCGGGTTCGCTCAAGTTCGAGATCCAGGTGGAGACGCCGCAGGCGATACTCGGCGCGGACGGGACGACGCCGCTGGGCCGGATGATCCAGGCGGGCGCAGGTCGGGTCACCGGGCTGCACTACGGCACGTATGACTACTCGGCCTCGCTCGGCGTCGCGGCGGCGTACCAGAGCATGGAGCATCCGGTCGCCGATCACGCCAAGGACGTGATGCAACTGGCCGCGGCAGGCACGGGCGTCTTCGTCTGCGACGGCTCGACCAACGTTCTCCCGGTCGGCGATCGCTCAGCGGTGCACGCTGCCTGGCGGCTTCACCTGCGGTTGGTACGACGCTCGCTCGCGCGCGGCATCTACCAGGGCTGGGACATGCACCCGGCCCAGCTCCCGAGCCGCTACGTCGCCACCTACCTGTTCTACCGCGAGGGCCTCACCTCGGCCGCCGCGAGACTGCGCGCGTACGTCGACGGCGGCGACTCCGGCTACCTGGACGAACCCGCCACCGCAGCTGCCCTGGCCGGCTACGTCCTCCGCGCCCTCGACTGCGGCGCCCTCGACCCCGCCGAACTCGACGACCTGATCGGCATAGACACCCCCACCTTGGCCAAACTCGCCCGCCGCCCCCACCGCTCCTAA
- a CDS encoding 8-oxoguanine deaminase, with protein sequence MIVIDGAAVVTLDRERRELTTGHVVVDGNRIVAVGPGPAPAYEGARVIDGGGCLVTPGFVNTHQHLYQWVTRGLATDATLFGWLTTLYPVWARIDEESVHVAAQGALAQLARTGCTTASDHHYVFPGGDLLEAEILAAREVGLRFHPARGSMDLSEKDGGLPPDSVVQDRDEILLATEAAIDRWHDPSPESMLQIVVAPCSPFSVTGELMWEAAELARRKGVRLHTHLAETTDEADWCDDKFGCTPSEYAAQLGWTGPDVWFAHGIHFDDAEIKRLGQTTTGVAHCPSSNARLGAGIARVADLRAAGCPVGLGVDGAASNEAGSLLEELRHALLFARARGGPQALGVRDVLEMATLDGARILGREHEIGSLEVGKLADLAVWRLDTLPHAGIPDPIAALILGTPPPLELLLVNGRPVVEHDTVITIDEPTLARQVTHTQHRLLATT encoded by the coding sequence TTGATCGTCATCGACGGTGCGGCGGTGGTCACGCTCGACCGTGAACGGCGCGAGCTGACCACCGGGCATGTCGTTGTCGACGGCAACCGAATCGTTGCCGTCGGCCCCGGACCCGCACCGGCGTACGAAGGGGCGCGGGTGATCGACGGAGGCGGTTGCCTCGTCACTCCCGGCTTCGTCAACACACATCAGCATCTCTACCAATGGGTGACTCGCGGGCTCGCCACCGATGCCACGCTGTTCGGCTGGCTGACCACGCTGTATCCCGTCTGGGCTCGGATCGACGAGGAATCCGTCCACGTCGCCGCGCAGGGCGCGCTCGCGCAACTCGCGCGCACCGGCTGCACGACCGCCTCGGACCATCACTACGTGTTCCCCGGTGGCGACCTGCTGGAGGCCGAGATCCTTGCGGCACGAGAGGTGGGGCTCCGGTTCCATCCGGCGCGGGGATCGATGGATCTGAGCGAGAAGGACGGTGGCCTGCCGCCTGACTCGGTGGTGCAGGATCGCGACGAGATCCTGCTCGCCACCGAGGCCGCGATCGATCGGTGGCACGATCCCTCGCCGGAGTCGATGCTGCAGATCGTGGTCGCACCCTGTTCGCCGTTCAGCGTCACCGGCGAGCTGATGTGGGAAGCCGCGGAGCTCGCCCGGCGCAAGGGAGTCCGGCTGCACACGCATCTGGCCGAGACCACCGACGAGGCCGATTGGTGTGACGACAAGTTCGGCTGTACGCCGTCGGAGTACGCCGCGCAGCTCGGCTGGACCGGGCCGGACGTGTGGTTCGCGCACGGCATCCACTTCGACGACGCCGAGATCAAGCGGCTGGGGCAGACGACGACCGGTGTCGCGCATTGCCCGAGCTCCAACGCCCGCCTGGGCGCCGGGATCGCCCGGGTCGCCGATCTTCGAGCCGCTGGGTGTCCGGTCGGGCTCGGTGTGGACGGTGCCGCGAGCAACGAAGCCGGCAGTCTGCTGGAGGAACTGCGGCACGCGCTGCTCTTCGCCCGCGCCCGAGGCGGCCCGCAGGCGCTCGGCGTACGGGACGTTCTGGAGATGGCGACCCTCGACGGCGCCCGCATCCTCGGTCGCGAGCACGAGATCGGCTCGCTGGAGGTGGGCAAACTCGCCGACCTCGCCGTCTGGCGCCTCGACACCCTCCCCCACGCCGGCATCCCCGACCCGATAGCCGCCCTGATCCTGGGCACTCCACCCCCACTGGAGCTCCTCCTGGTCAACGGCCGCCCGGTCGTCGAACACGACACAGTCATCACCATCGACGAACCCACCCTCGCCCGCCAGGTGACCCACACCCAGCACCGCCTCCTCGCAACCACCTGA